Proteins encoded in a region of the Pseudomonas sp. GOM7 genome:
- a CDS encoding nuclear transport factor 2 family protein — protein sequence MSHPNADLITRFYTAFQNRDAEAMAACYAENVRFSDPVFTDLHGAEAGDMWRMLCSRAQDFSLTFDAVHADDHAGSAHWVATYRFNATGRQVVNHIQARFVFRDGLIVEHRDHFDLWSWTRQALGAKGVLLGWLPPVQNAIRRQAARGLAQFRASR from the coding sequence ATGAGCCACCCCAATGCCGACTTGATCACCCGTTTCTACACGGCTTTCCAGAATCGTGATGCCGAGGCCATGGCGGCTTGCTACGCCGAGAACGTGCGCTTCTCCGACCCCGTTTTCACCGATCTGCATGGCGCCGAGGCCGGGGACATGTGGCGCATGCTGTGCAGCCGTGCGCAGGATTTTTCCCTGACCTTCGATGCAGTGCATGCCGACGATCACGCCGGTAGCGCCCACTGGGTGGCGACCTACCGGTTCAACGCGACTGGCCGTCAGGTGGTCAACCATATCCAGGCGCGCTTCGTCTTTCGCGACGGCCTGATCGTCGAACACCGCGATCACTTCGACCTGTGGAGCTGGACGCGGCAGGCGCTGGGGGCCAAGGGTGTGCTGCTGGGCTGGCTGCCCCCCGTGCAGAACGCCATTCGTCGACAGGCGGCACGGGGTTTGGCGCAGTTTCGTGCGTCGCGCTGA
- the pcsA gene encoding phosphatidylcholine synthase codes for MTQLIVAVKQAKAWGVHAVTASGVILALLALLAVLDGQPKQCLLWLGLALLVDGLDGSLARRYDVKGVLPHFDGSTLDLVIDYLTYVFIPAIFLYRFIPLPDYTPLFAVGLILLSSLFCFCNLNMKSQDNYFVGFPAAWNVVVLYFYILDIHPWITLGMIVLLAGLTLTKMKFLHPFRVRQFMPLNIVVTFVWMLSSALLILKYPHNSVWQLGLWFAASAYFVGMCLWRSAREWFPARG; via the coding sequence GTGACCCAACTCATCGTAGCCGTAAAACAGGCCAAGGCCTGGGGCGTTCATGCCGTTACCGCCAGTGGTGTGATCCTCGCGCTGCTGGCTTTGCTTGCCGTCCTAGACGGCCAACCCAAGCAATGCCTGCTCTGGCTCGGCCTGGCCCTGCTGGTCGATGGCCTGGACGGTTCGCTGGCGCGACGCTACGACGTCAAGGGCGTGTTGCCGCATTTCGACGGCTCGACTCTGGATTTGGTCATCGATTACCTCACCTACGTGTTCATCCCGGCGATCTTCCTCTACCGCTTCATTCCGCTGCCGGATTACACCCCCTTGTTCGCCGTGGGGTTGATCCTGCTGTCTTCGCTGTTCTGCTTCTGCAACCTGAACATGAAGAGCCAGGACAACTACTTCGTCGGCTTCCCGGCAGCCTGGAACGTGGTGGTGCTGTACTTCTACATCCTCGATATCCACCCCTGGATCACCCTGGGCATGATCGTGCTGCTGGCCGGCCTGACTCTGACCAAGATGAAGTTCCTGCACCCCTTCCGCGTGCGTCAGTTCATGCCGCTGAACATCGTCGTGACCTTCGTCTGGATGCTTTCCAGTGCGCTGCTGATCCTCAAGTACCCGCACAATTCCGTGTGGCAACTGGGGCTGTGGTTCGCCGCTTCGGCCTATTTCGTCGGCATGTGCCTGTGGCGCTCGGCGCGTGAGTGGTTCCCAGCACGCGGATGA
- a CDS encoding GIY-YIG nuclease family protein, producing the protein MTAATDKPWFVYLVRAANGALYCGISDDPQRRFAQHQAGKGARFFHTSPALALAYVEACAGKGDALRRERAIKRLSKMAKEALILAVDGGASA; encoded by the coding sequence ATGACGGCGGCAACGGACAAACCCTGGTTCGTCTATCTGGTTCGCGCCGCCAATGGCGCCCTTTACTGCGGCATCAGCGACGATCCGCAGCGGCGCTTCGCCCAGCACCAGGCAGGCAAGGGTGCGCGTTTCTTCCATACCAGCCCGGCGCTGGCGCTGGCCTACGTCGAAGCCTGTGCCGGCAAGGGCGATGCCCTGCGCCGCGAGCGGGCGATCAAGCGTCTGAGCAAGATGGCCAAGGAAGCGCTCATTCTGGCCGTTGATGGAGGAGCATCAGCCTGA
- a CDS encoding glutathione S-transferase family protein — protein sequence MHELILHHYPTSPFAEKARLLLGFKQLSWRSVMIPPVMPKPDLTALTGGYRKTPVLQVGADIYCDTALIARRLEAEKATPALYPEAQAFNVATFAQWADSVVFQHAVALVFAPESLAVRFAKLPPEFVKAFLADRGALFAGGSASRLPLEQARHQWPVIMGRLQQQLRSGGDFLFGEASIADIALAHPLWFLRGTPVTAPLVDDYPEVAAWLARVLDFGHGSLSEMSGEQAIAVAREATPAALPDEAFIDPNGFQPGQAVSIAAVDYGVDPVEGELLFAGREELILRREDERAGTLHVHFPRLGFRIEAR from the coding sequence ATGCACGAGCTGATCCTGCACCACTACCCGACCTCGCCATTCGCCGAGAAGGCCCGCCTGCTGCTGGGCTTCAAGCAGTTGTCCTGGCGCTCGGTGATGATCCCGCCGGTGATGCCCAAGCCCGACCTCACCGCCCTCACCGGCGGTTACCGCAAGACGCCGGTGCTGCAGGTGGGGGCCGACATCTACTGCGACACCGCGCTGATCGCCCGCCGCCTGGAGGCCGAGAAGGCCACCCCGGCGCTGTATCCCGAGGCGCAGGCGTTCAATGTGGCCACCTTCGCCCAATGGGCCGATTCGGTGGTGTTCCAGCATGCGGTGGCGCTGGTCTTTGCCCCCGAATCCCTCGCCGTGCGCTTCGCCAAGTTGCCGCCGGAGTTCGTCAAGGCCTTCCTGGCCGACCGTGGCGCGCTATTCGCCGGTGGTAGTGCCAGCCGCCTGCCGTTGGAGCAGGCGCGGCATCAGTGGCCGGTGATCATGGGGCGTCTGCAGCAGCAACTGCGCAGCGGTGGTGATTTCCTGTTCGGCGAGGCGAGCATCGCCGACATCGCCCTGGCGCATCCATTGTGGTTCCTGCGTGGCACCCCGGTGACCGCGCCGCTGGTGGACGATTACCCGGAAGTGGCGGCCTGGCTGGCACGGGTACTGGACTTCGGTCACGGCTCGTTGAGCGAGATGAGCGGCGAGCAGGCCATCGCCGTGGCGCGCGAAGCGACGCCGGCAGCCTTGCCGGACGAGGCGTTTATCGACCCCAATGGCTTCCAGCCTGGCCAGGCGGTGAGCATTGCCGCCGTGGATTACGGCGTCGACCCGGTGGAGGGCGAGCTGCTGTTTGCTGGGCGCGAGGAACTGATCCTGCGTCGCGAAGATGAGCGCGCCGGCACCCTGCATGTGCACTTCCCGCGTTTGGGCTTCCGTATCGAGGCGCGTTGA